CACCGGCTCCTTGCTCTGGCCGTCGTAATTCGGGCGGAAGTCGACGCCGTCCTCGTCGATGCCTTCCAGCAGCAGCCGCGCGACGTCGGTCATGCGCGCTTCGGTGTAGCGGTAGGCGGCGGGATTATCGCCGTCGATATTGCCAAAATTGCCCTGGCCGTCCACCAGCGGATAGCGCGACGAGAAGTCCTGCGCCAGGCGCACCATGGCGTCGTAGATCGCCTGGTCGCCGTGCGGATGGAACGAGCCCATCACGTCGCCGACGATTTTTGCGGACTTCTTGAACGGCGTGCCGGGGTCGAGCCGCAACAGGCGCATGCCGTAGAGGATGCGCCGGTGCACCGGCTTCAACCCGTCGCGGGCGTCCGGCAAGGCGCGGTGCATGATGGTCGAGAGCGCGTAGGCGAGATAGCGCTCTTCCAGCGCATCGCGCAGCATCACCTCGTGGATTTCAGCCGGTTCTTCCGGCGGCAGCTGTCGTTTTCCCATGGGGAGGCGTTAAACTTTTCGGCTGAATCGGGCAAGAATTGAATCAGGGCAGCCGTCGCCCCTGCGAACGCAGGGGCCCATAACCACAGGGGTGGCGAAAAATGGCGCGGCCGCCGTGCCAAACGACCGCCGCCGCGTATGGGCCCTGCTCTAAGGGACGACCGGCGGCAGGAGCCGAGTCAGGCAGACGAACTGATTCGCGCCCGATTCCTCGTTGATGAACCCGTCCCTGGCGTCGGAATGGCCCTGCCTGCGTGGCTCGGCCTCCCAGGGACACCCCAGGAAGCCGGCTAGGGCTTGCGATCGATGAGGATCATCTCGCTCGTAAGCTTACCGTCGATCTCCTCGATCCGGACACATTTAAGCTTGTAGGGATATTTCGTTTCGTCCATGAGATCGGCGAGCTTGAGGCCTGCCGGATTGTCGATGTACCGGGTCCACGACCCCGGATTGTAGTATTTGCGGCCATTCTCCTCGATTTCCTCCGGAAGATGGGTGTGGCCGAGCACGACAATCTCGGCGCCGGCGAGCCATTTGCCCCGGGCAATCGTGGCGCAGGCGGCGCGAACGTCGATCCTTCCGGTTTCGATGATGCCGAGTACCTCGCCACCCGCCGATCCAACCGAGCTCGTGCCGGGCTTGGCGATTTCGATCACGTCGATCCATTTGCTCATCGTGCCGTCGGCCTCCAGCAGGGCGGCCAGCAGTTCGGCGACGTCGTCTTCCGTTGCATATTTCTGCAGCACCTTGTCCGCGGTCATGTCGGGTATCTTCAGAAGATCCCTGCACAAGCCGGCGATCTTCTCGCGGAAGAAGGAATCCAGCTGGATGGCATTGAGCAGTTCCGCGCCCGAGGCGGCTGTGCCGGTGGCGCTCAGCGCCGCGCCGGGATGCTGGGCGATGAACCTGCTGCCCAGCCACGCCACCGTCCTCAGGCCCCACGCGTCCTCCCGCAGCAGAACGCGCAAGATTTCGGTCTCGGGGTGCAGGTTATTGGCGAACGGATATTTCGCCGTGAGCGGGTTTACCAGCCGCACCACAAACAGCGTGCCGTCGCACATCTGAAGCCGCTTCGGATCGGAGTCGGCGGGCAACGGCAGTATCGGATCCGCCCATTTCGAGAAGCCGTTAACGGTGTCGATGGTGGGAAACAGATGGCCGTGGCTGATATGGAGCCTGTTGCCGTATCTGTAATACGTGTCGGCCTTCAATTCGATGTTGACGTTTCCCGTTTTGGTCCTGAGCAGGTCCCGCACCTCCGGCCAGTAGAGATCGATGTCGTGGTTGCCGGCAAAGATCGTCACGACATTGCCGGGCACCTGAAAATCGGCGATCGCCTTGAAGACCTTGGGATGGCCTTTCAGGAGAGTCTTCAGCTTTTCGACCGACTCGTCCCGCGAGCACCAGTAGTCACGCGAATTCAGGGTGTAGAGGTCGGGGCGGACCATGACGAATTCGAGAAAATCGCCGTTGATGATCAACTCGATCTCGCCCTTCTTGCCGCGGTCGGTCAGCAATTGCTCGGCGAGGAATTTGGCAAACTGGTTCTTGTCGTCGACGAAATCGTCGCTGGAGCTGCCGTCGCCCATATGCAGGTCGCTGACGATCAGGGTCAGGGGCTTTTGCATGTCAGTTCACCCCGGTGCTTTGAGGTCGAGGGGACATTGCAGCGAGTACCAGAGGCCGAGCGGGTTGTCGTCCGACAGCAGCTTCTTGCGCAAATCGAACAGGATCGATCCGACGGCTTCTTTGCCGGCATAACGCTCCATGAAGGCCTTGGCGAAAATCGCCGCGAACAAGGTCGGGATCGGGAAAGACGGCGCGATCAGTCCCGCGGCCCGGCGCTTCCTGAATTCCGTGCGGAACGAGAGGAACGAAAGCGGAGAGGTGTTGCCCGCATCACAGGCGTTGATGAACACGACGGGCCAGTTGGAAAACTTCTCGCCGTCCACATGGTAGGGGGTGAAGGCGGTCGACGCTTCGAACTCCAACCTGTCGGCCGTTCCGTGGCAGAAGAAGTAGATCAGGCTGGCGTCCGGCGGCTTCCTCCGGATCGCGGTCAGTACCTGCTTGTATCCAGCGGCATAGTCGCCGCTGCTGGCGAACACCGAGTCAAAATAGGCTTTCTGGAACTGCACCGGCAGCAGGTCCCGCCCCTTCCAGGCTGGGGCGAGATCGATGCTGGCATTCAGCCCCATGCTGACATGCAGCTTGCCGCCCTGCTGGCGGTTCGAAGGCAGCTTCTCCGCGCTCGACGTGGCGATCAGCAACGACTCGATGATGAAGCGATTTCCCCAAAACATGTCCGGCTGCAGATTTTCCTTCGGCTCACCGTCGATAATGGAGAGCGGATAAAACAATTCCCAGGGGAAGACGACGTCGTCGGTGATCACCGTAATCCTGGACCCGTCGGGCAGCTTTTCAATCAGTTCGATGGCTTCTTCAAAAACCTCATCCTCGCGGAAAAGCTTGTGGAGCTTGTAGCCGGCGCTCGCCGTGATACCCATCAGCTTCTGCGCTTCGTCGCGCGAGGCAGCATTGTCAGGCAGATGCAGTTGCGCATCGGTATTGCGCCACAGCGCACTCTCCGCGACCTGCTTCAGGTCGTTGTTGATATAGGTGTCGTAAGCCGCCTTGAGCGCAGCCGGTGTTGCCTTTGAAGCGATCCGGGGCCGGCTCTGCACGCCGTCGATATTCCAGTAAACCTGCCAGGCGGCACCTTCGTTCGTGATCGTAATCGTCGCGACCCGCTCCTCGGGCTTGCTGGCAGCGACACCGTCGAGGTCGATATCGATCACAGGCGCCGGATGCGCCTCGCGGTCCAACACCTCGACCAGACGAATTTCGATGAAGAAGCTGTGGACGAGCGCGTTCGCCTTGGTCAGCATGACGAAGACGCCGCAGGGACCGCTCGTGCGGCCCGCGAGGTCGGCCGGCCGCGGTGCCCTGAGCTTGAAGCGCGGCGTTTCGCCCGTCAGAACGCCATTCTCGAATTTCAGGGTTTGAAAGGGGCTGCCTTCGCGCAGAGCGAACCCGCTCGGCGCAACCGATATTCCCAGTTCGGCGGAAGGACCGGAGGTGGCCGAGATCAGCCTCTCTCCGGTCACCACCGTCAGCGCGCTATCCGAACCCGCTCCGTAGTCGACGACCAGATCGAACGGCTGCTCCCACACCACCTCGTCGACACCGACACGGTCGCCCTCGCCTTCCAGCTTGAAGATGAGTCCCGGGCGTTCCGGGACCGCAATCACCGGCGCGGAAACATCCAGGATACCCTTCAAATCCGCAGGCAAAGACAGCGGCAAGTCTGCGGGCAAAGGCACCGGAATTATATTCGGCTCAATTGAACTCTGCTGCACCGTGCTTTGCTCGCCGGCTGGCGTGACCCTTGTGATGCTTTTGATCAGGTCTTCAAGATGGGGAGGCTTGCGGCTGGCCCCGCGCGGCCTGCGGGGGCCGGCCGCCCTTCCCGGATACATTTCCGTCGACTCGGACTCGACGGAGACGGTGTGAACCGCGACAGGCGCATCCCCGCGCTCCTGTTCCCAGGGCCTGCGATCAATGGCGCGGCTGACCACGGCCATCGCCGCCTCAAAATCAGGAGTCCCGAACGGGACAGACTTCGGGTCCGCGAAGCCGGTCGCACCTGAATTCGACTGGGCATGAACAATATCGACCGTAGGCAGGTCGAGGGCGGCAGCCGAAAGCGGTCGGGGGCGTTTCTCTTCGGTGATCCTGCCGAGGGCGAGATTGTTTCCGATGGCCTGGATGTCGTAGTCGATCCGGGTGACGTTGGCGATTTCACGCGCCCGCGCGCGCTGCCATTCGGGCTCCCCGGAGAAAGGTCGCTTGCGCGCCCAGGGATCGACGACAAAGACGAGCAGACGGCGAGCTTCCTCGTGCAAAATGAATTGAAGGGTGGTGACCGAAAGCCAATCGTCGTTCCAGTAACGCTCGCCGTTGATTTCGATCGAGAACCTGTCCGGGCTCGCCAAACTGCAGGCCAGGATGTGGTCAGCAGTAACCATGGATCTCGAACTGTCGAAGAACGTGTAACTGCCCCGTGCCACGCTGGTCGCCAACGTGGTCATACGGACCGGTCCGTTGTTCAGCAGGTCGAAGTCCACGAGACGAAAGAGGGTAGCGTGCGACGTGTCATAGAGACGGCGCTCGGTAGTGGCCTGAGCATCCGGGGACTGCGGCCAGACCCACGGATCGCGCTGGTACCAGTGCCAGAAGTCGAGAAGGGCAACCATCCGGCGCTCGGGCGAATTACCGGCAATAATCGCCGCCGAAATGGCGCCGCCTGAACTGCCGCACACCCATTGGATATCGATGCCAGCTCGCTCCAGCGCCGCCAGCGCCCCGGCATGATGCGGCACCGCGGTCACATCACCGAGCAGAACGAGAACCGGCGTTGCCTTGATGTCAGCGATCGCCAATGGCAGCTCCCTCCGCCCGGCATTCTAGACAGCATGGCGCGGCAACTTCAACAGCAAGTCGCAGCCCGGACGCCCTGCACCCGAGGCGTGATCGGATGCGTGATCGCGGCCGCCGCAAACGCGGAGAATGCCGGCCTAGGCGCGCGCCCGCCGCTTCATCACCGCGTTGATGAACCCGTCCCTGGCGTCGGAGTGGCCCTGCCCGCGCGGTTCCAGCACGTGGCGGAGCAGGAACAGGCCGGTCAGGCGAAAACCGTCCTGCAGATCCTGATCCGACCAACCGTTGGCGCCACCCTCGCCTTCGCGCAGGAAGGCCGGCAGCCGCAGCAGGCGGTCCCGGTACGGCTCGCCGGCGGCCCGCGACACCGCGCCGCCGGACTTTGGCGAGACGTAGATCAGGTCCGCGGTCCCGCCGGTGGCGGCGCAGTTTTCCAGATCGAGGCCGAAGCCGAGTTCGGCGAGCATCGCGAGTTCGAACCTGATGAGGTGGGCGGCCGCGCCGCCGGCATCGTCAAAATCGTCGAGCGTGCGGTCGAGCATCTCGTAGATGTCCTCGTGCGGATCGCGCTCCGGCAGCAGCCGCGCCAGCGAGGCGAGATGCGTGACGCCATAGACGGCATGGGAGGATGCGAGCAGCGTTGCCGCGCGCAGCCGCGTGCCCTCGATGGCGTAGGTGCCGAGGTGCTCATCGAGCCGCGCCCGCCAGACCGCCGTGACGCTGTTGCCGGGCTGCAGCAGCGGCCGCATCCGCGAGGAGGCGCCGCCGCGCACGAGACCCAGATGACGGCCATGCTCGCGCGTCAGCAATTCGACGATGGCGGAAGATTCGCCATGCCGCCGCACCCCAAGCACGATGCCTTCGTCGGTCCATTCCATGGGCGGAGTTTACAGGATTCCGGCGATCGGCGCAGCCATCTCACAGCCGTCATTCCGGGGCGCATCGAAGATGCGAACCCGGATCACGCGTTGAACCAGCCCTGCGCGTCGCCGGTGAAGGACAGATAGAGTCCCGCCGCCGTCAGCGCGCACGAGATGACCTCGATGCCGCTGTCGAATTGTACGCCGTTGTCGCCGATCACCTGCACCAGCGAAATCACCGACAGCACCAAAGCCGCTGCCAGCACCCAGCGCGGCCAGTTCTTGCGGCGCTGGGCGGCGAGCCAAACGAAAAAGACCAAAAGCAGGATCAGGACGCCCGCCATCACGGTCGCCACGTTGATCATCTGCTCCGTCATGTCGGCCTTCGGTGTGCGGTCCTGAAACGCCACCGACACCGCATCCAGCGTCAGCGACAAATACAGCAAAACCTCAAACCACAGCACGTTTCTGGGTACGTTCATCGAGCCTATTATTCCTTGGGGAATTCCAGTCCCATTTCCCGGTAGCGGTCGGGATCGTCGCCCCAGTTCTCGCGCACCTTGACGAACAGAAACAAATGCACGGGCACGCCCAGAATCTCGGCGATCTCTTTACGCGAATCCGCGCCGATCGACTTGATGGTGGCGCCGCCCTTGCCGAGCACGATCTTGCGCTGGCTCTCGCGCTCGACAAAGATTGTCTGCTCGATCCGCACCGACTTGTCCTTGCGCTCGGTCCAGGTGTCGGTCTCGACGGTGGATTGATACGGCAGTTCCTGGTGAAGCTGGCGATAGATCTTTTCGCGGGTGATTTCGGCCGCCAGATGCCGCAGCGGCGCATCCGACATCTGGTCTTCCGGATAGTGGAAGGGGCCAGGCGGCACCATCCTCGCAAGCGTCTTGCGCAGATCGTCGACGCCATCGCCCGACAGCGCCGAGATCATGAAGGTGTGTTCGAATTTCATGCGGTCGTTGGCGGCTTGCGCCAACGCCAACAGCTTCTCACGCGGGATCAGGTCGATCTTGTTCAGCACCAGGATTTTCGGGTGTTGAACCGACGCCAGCTTGTTCAGGATCGCTTCCGCCTCCTCGTCGATCCCGGCCTTGGCGTCGAGCAGCACGCAGACAAGGTCGGCATCATGGGCCCCGCTCCAGGCGGTGGAGACCATGGCGCGGTCGAGCCTTCGCTTGGGCGAGAAGATGCCGGGCGTATCGACCAGGATGATTTGCGCGTTGTCCTCGATCACGATGCCGCGGATCAGGGCGCGCGTCGTCTGCACCTTGCGCGAGACGATGGTGACCTTGGAGCCGACCAGCGCGTTGACGAGCGTGGACTTGCCGACATTGGGGGCGCCGATCAGCGCGACGAAGCCGCAGCGGGTCTCGGCGGACGTGGCTTCGGCTGAGGATTCAACTGTCATTGCTGCCGCCGCCGACGCCTTCGCGTTCGATCATCACGGAGGCTGCGACCTTCTCGGCGGCGCGCTTGGAGCCGCCGACGCCTTCGGCGGGCGCCAGTCCCGGCAGATCGACGGCGACGCGGAACTGCGGGTCGTGATGCGGCCCGGTGCGCTCGATCTCGCGATAGACCGGCGTCGGCAATCCCTTGCTCTGGGCCCATTCCTGCAACACCGTCTTGGGATCGCGCAGCGGCCGGCGCGGCTTGCGCATCCGCTCCAGCCAGTTGCGCTCGACGAATTGCGAAGCCGCGGCATAGCCGCCGTCGAGATAGATCGCCCCGATCACCGCCTCGCAGATGTCGCCGAGCACGGATTTGCGCAGGCGCGCGCCTGCGCCCGCGCCTACCGCACCGAGCTTGATGTCGTCGAGCAGCCCGAGCGATTTTGCGACGTCGGCGCAGCTTTCCTTGCGCACGAGATCGGCGAGCCGTTTCGACAATTCGCCCTCGTCGGCCCGCGGATAGGCGCGATACAGCATGTCGGAGATGATCAGCCCGAGCACGTGATCGCCGAGGAATTCCAGCCGCTGATAGCTGTCGGCGCGATGGCGGGTCGCGGGCTTCAAGGCGGAGACATGGGTAAAGGCGGTCGTCAGCAGCGCGGGATCGGAAAATTTGTAGCCGATGCGTCCCTCGATCGCGGCAGCGGCCGCCTTGGCCCCGGCCTTGCCGCGCTTCTTTTTCGGCGCAGCGACGCCGGCGGCTTCGGCCTGCTGGCCCGGCTCACCCGAGGTCGATGTATCAGGAATGGTCGCTGTCTCGTCGATCATCGCACGATTGTGAATAGGCGATTCCAGCGCACGGCGGTCGGCCAGCGCCAGAACATCCAGGCATGTTCGCCCTCGGCAATGGAGAAGAAGATCATCTGCGCCCGGCCGACGATGTTCTCGAACGGCACATAGCCGACCGCCGACAGCACGCGGCTGTCGGTCGAGTTGTCGCGGTTGTCGCCCATCATGAAGAAGTGGCCGGCGGGCACGGTGTAGACGTTGGTGTTGTCGTAGAAGCCGTTGTCGACGCAATCGAGCGATTCATAGCTGACGCCGTTCGGCAGCGTTTCCTTCCAGCGCTTCACGCGCGCGGTGGCATCCGAGCCGCAGGGGTCTTCGCCGATGAAATCGGACAAGCGCTCGCGCTTGACCGGCTTGTCGTTGATATAGAGCAGGCCTTCCCGCATCTGGATGCGGTCGCCCGGCAGGCCGATCACGCGCTTGATGTAATCGGTGGAGTCGTCCTTGGGCAGGCGGAACACCACGATGTCGCCCCGGTTCGGCTCCGAGCCGAAGATGCGGCCCGAGAACAGCGGCGGCGACAGTGGAATGGAATAGTGGCTGTAGCCGTAGGAATATTTCGAGACGAACAGGTAGTCGCCCACCAGCAGCGTCGCCTTCATCGATCCCGAGGGGATGTTGAACGGCTGGAACAGGAAGGTGCGGATCACGAGCGCGATCAGGAGAGCGTGGATGACGACGCGGATGGTTTCGCCCAAGCCGCTTTCAGATTTTGTGCTGGAGGTCACGCTCATCGCTTTCCCAATTCCTGCAGGCCTTTTGCCCGCACGGTGGCAGAACGTTTTCCGCACACGAATCGCCCATCCGTTCGCGTCAGGAAAATGGTCTCATTGCTGATGTTGAGGGCCAATTCCGGCGCTAACCTGAATCGGCCCTGGCTCGAACATGTTGCTGCGGCGTTTTAGACGGTTGTTCGTGGGCGCGCAATCAAGCGCCTCGTCAAAACTTCATAATGCATTGAAAAATCAATGATTTTTAGTTTTGTGTTAAACCTCCGGCGCAAACGCCTGCGCGGCTCAAGATTTGCCGGGAACGACCGCCGAAATTATGACGAAGGCCTGCGCCAGCGGCCAGTCATCGGTGATCGACAGATCGATCCGCGCCTCGAACCCCTCCGGCGTCAACGCCTCCAGCCGGGCCAGCGCGCCGCCGGTGAGTTTCATGGTCGGCCGGCCGCCCGGCAGGTTCACCACCCCCATGTCCCGCCACCAGACGCCGCGCCGGATCCCGGTGCCGAGCGCCTTGGAACAGGCCTCCTTGGCTGCGAATCGCTTGGCGTAGGTCGCGACCACCATCTTTTCGCTGTTGGCGCGGCGCGCCGCCCTGGCGCGCTCGGCGTCGGTGAAGATACGGTCGAGGAAGCGGTCTCCATGACGTTCGATCACCTTGGCGACCCTTGTGATGTCGATCAGGTCGGAGCCGATGCCGATGATCATGACCGGCCCGCGACCTTCTGGCGGCCGCGGTCCATCGCGGAGCGCATCTGCCGCACCGTCTCGCCAAGGCCTACGAACAGCGCCTCGCCCATCATGAAATAGCCGATGTTGAGTTCGGCGATCTCGGGCAGCGCCGAAATCGTCTCCGTGGTCTGGTAATCGAGCCCGTGGCCGGCATGGACCTCGAGCCCCGCGGCGCGCGCCAATGTCGCGCCTGTGACGATCCGCTGCCATTCCGCCTCGGCCTTCGCGATATGACCGTCGACCACGGCGTCGCACCAGCCGCCGGTATGGATCTCGATCACGGGCGCGCGCAATCTTGCCGCCATCTCGATCTGCTGCGGGTCGGCCGAGATGAACAGCGACACCCGGATCCCGGCATCGTTCAGTCGCGCGATGAACGGCGCCAGCGCATTGTGCTGGCCGACCACGTCAAGCCCGCCCTCGGTGGTGAGCTCTTCGCGGCGTTCCGGCACCAGGCACACGGCGTGCGGCTTGGTGGCGAGCGAAATCCGCAGCATGTCTTCGGTGGCCGCCATCTCGAAATTCAGCGGTTTGGAGATTTCGGCCTTCAGGCGGGCCATGTCGGTGTCGCGGATATGGCGGCGGTCCTCACGCAGATGCGCGGTGATGCCGTCGGCGCCCGCCTCGATCGCCAACAGCGCGGCGCGCACCGGATCCGGCCGCTCGCCGCCGCGCGCATTGCGCAAGGTCGCGACGTGATCGACGTTTACACCGAGGCGTAGCGGGGAAACGGGCATTTGCTGGTCTCTCAAGCAATCTGACGTGACTTCGATAGCACAAATGTCATGCGCGGACGTGACCCGCGCATCCATCTACCTGAAAAGGATGGATTGCCGGGTCGTTCAGTGCAAGGACGCGCTTCGCGCTTTCATCCGGCAATGACGATACCGCCTATCCGTTGACGCGCTCAACCTTGGCGACGACGGCCTTGGCGCGCAATTGTGCGATAATTGCACTGAGATGCTTGAGGTCATAGACCTCGAGGTCGATGGTCAGCTCGGTGAAATCAGGCGAGCGGCGCGACATGCTGATATTGTCGATATTGCCGTCATGCTCGGCGATCACGGTAGCGACCTGGGCTAGGCTGCCGGGCTCGTTGACGTTATGGACCAGGATCCGCGCCGGGAAACGCTGCGGCATGGTCTCATCGATATCCCAGCGCACGTCCAGCCAGCGCTCCGGCTCTTCCTCAAAGTCCTTCAGCGCCGGCGACTGGATCGGATAGATCGTGATCCCCTCGCCCGGCGTGACGATGCCGACGATGCGGTCGCCCGGCACGGCACCGCCGTTCGGCGCGAACTTCACCGGCAGATCGGAATTGATGCCGCGCACCGGGATGACGGAGGCGCTGCGCGCCGGATGCGGCGGTTCCGATTTCAGCTTCAGTTTCACCGCGAGGCTCTTCCTGGCCCCGTACCGCACCATCCGCTCTTCCTTGTAGTCCGGATACATGGCGCGGGCGACGTCGGAAGCCTTGAGTTCACCACGCCCGACGGAGGCCATCACGTCCTCGATCGAGGCGCGCGCCAGCCGGGGAAGCGCGCCCTTCAGCTTGTCGTCGGCGTATTCGATCTTGGCGCGGGCAAACAGGCGATCGATGATGCGCCGGCCAAGGCCCGCATATTGATCGCGTACCGCGGTGCGGGTCGCGCGCCGGATCGCGGCTCGAGCCTTGCCGGTGACCGCAAGCGATTCCCAGGCCGAGGGCGGCGCGGACTGCGCCTTGGAGGTCAGCACCTCGACCTCGTCACCGTTCTGCAGTTCGGACGACAGTGGTGCGAACTTGCCGTTGATCTTGCAGCCGACCGCCGAGTTGCCGACATCGGTATGCACGGCATAGGCGAAGTCGATCACATTGGCTTGCCGCGGCAGCGCGATCAGTTTGCCCTTCGGCGTGAAGCAGAACACCTGGTCGTGGAACAGTTCAAGCTTGGTGTGCTCCAGAAACTCTTCCGGATTGGCGCTGTCGGAGAGGATGCCGATGGTGTGGCGCAGCCACGCAAAGGCGTTGGACTCGTGCTTGAGCCGCTCGGTCGGCGAGCCCGCCCCCTCTTTGTAGAAGGCATGCGCGGCGATGCCAAATTCGGCGATCTGGTTCATCTCCTCGGTGCGGATCTGCAATTCGACGCGCTGGTTGCCCGGGCCGATCACGGTGGTGTGGAGCGAACGGTAATCATTCTGCTTCGGCGTCGAGATGTAGTCCTTGAAGCGTCCGGGCACCACCGGCCAGGTGGTGTGCACCACGCCGAGCGCGCGGTAGCAGGATTCGAGATCGCCAAGGATGATGCGGAAGCCGTGGATGTCGGACAGTTGCTCAAACCCGACCGATTTGCGCTCCATCTTGGTCCAGATCGAAAACGGCTGCTTGCGGCGGCCATAGACGCGCGCGGTGATGCCATTCTTCTGCAAATTCTTGGAAAGCTGGTTTTCGATCTCGCCGATCAGATTGCGGTTGCGCTCGGCGAGCGCATCGAGCCTTTGCTTCACCACCGCATACGCTTCAGGGTCGAGCACGTGGAACGACAGGTCTTCGAGCTCCTCGCGCATTTCGTGCATGCCCATGCGGCCGGCGAGCGGCGCATAGATGTCCAGCGTCTCCTCGGCGATGCGGCGGCGCGAGGCGTGCGGCACGAATTCCAGCGTGCGCATGTTGTGCAGGCGGTCGGCGAGCTTGATCAAGAGCACGCGGACGTCGTCGGCGATCGCCAGCAACAGCTTGCGCAGGTTTTCGGCCTGCTTGGCTTCGCGCGACACCAGCTCCAGCCGCTTCAGCTTGGTGAGCCCTTCGACCAAGGCGCCGATCTCGTGGCCGAAGATGTTGTCGATCTCGGCGCGCGTCGCCTCGGTGTCCTCGATGGTGTCGTGCAGCAGGGCCGCTACGATGGTGGCGTCATCGAGCTTGAGGTTGGTCAGGATCGCCGCCACCTCGAGCGGATGCGAGAAATAGGGATCGCCGGACGCGCGCGTTTGCGTGCCGTGCGCCTTCATCGCGTAGACGTAGGCCCGGTTGAGCAGGTCTTCGTTGGTGTCGGGATTATACGAGCGGACGCGTTCGACCAGATCGTATTGCCGCATCATGCGCGAGCGCGATTTCGGCTTCTCCGTCACAGGCGAGGTCGGCGCCACCGCGACCTGACCGGTCGCGGCCTGCATTTGCCGGGAGCTGCGGCGCCAATACGCCATTACATCACTGCCTTCTTCCACCAGACCCGGACGGGTCCCGCCCTTTACGTATCTAATGCGTTTTCGAACGGCGATGCACGCCGCTCTGGCCACGAAATGGTTCAATTTCGCTTGGGCCAGCGGACATCCAACGCCCAACCCGGTGACCGGCCGGCCAGGCAAGTCAGCCGATTTCGGCCGCGCCGGCCAAGGACGCATTGTAACCGCAAAATTGTCAACAAAAGCAAAGGCCCGGACAGAGGTCCGGGCCTTTGACAGATCGGGAGTTCGGGACGGCCCGGATGTTCCGGATTATTCGTCCTCTTCGGGCTGCTCTTCAGGCGGCGCCAGGCCTTCCAGACCCTTGAGGAGTTCCTCCTCGGTCATGCGCTCGACCGCGACCTCGGTATCGTCGGCATCGACGCTGGCGCCGGCCGAGCCGATCAAAGGCACGGTATCGGGCTCTGGCTCGTCGACCTCGACGAATTTCTGCAGGGAATGAACCAGTTCCTCGCGGAGGTCTTCCGGGGAAATAGTGGAATCGGCGATTTCCCGGAGCGAAACGACCGGGTTCTTGTCGTTATCCCGATCAACCGTGAGTTGTGAGCCGGACGAAATCATACGGGCGCGATGTGCAGCCAGCAAAACCAGATCGAATCGGTTGTCGACCTTATCAATGCAATCTTCCACGGTGACGCGCGCCATAGACTGTCGCTCCGTTATTTGGGGCCAAATATGTCGGTATTGGGGG
This portion of the Bradyrhizobium sp. AZCC 2262 genome encodes:
- a CDS encoding patatin-like phospholipase family protein; this encodes MAIADIKATPVLVLLGDVTAVPHHAGALAALERAGIDIQWVCGSSGGAISAAIIAGNSPERRMVALLDFWHWYQRDPWVWPQSPDAQATTERRLYDTSHATLFRLVDFDLLNNGPVRMTTLATSVARGSYTFFDSSRSMVTADHILACSLASPDRFSIEINGERYWNDDWLSVTTLQFILHEEARRLLVFVVDPWARKRPFSGEPEWQRARAREIANVTRIDYDIQAIGNNLALGRITEEKRPRPLSAAALDLPTVDIVHAQSNSGATGFADPKSVPFGTPDFEAAMAVVSRAIDRRPWEQERGDAPVAVHTVSVESESTEMYPGRAAGPRRPRGASRKPPHLEDLIKSITRVTPAGEQSTVQQSSIEPNIIPVPLPADLPLSLPADLKGILDVSAPVIAVPERPGLIFKLEGEGDRVGVDEVVWEQPFDLVVDYGAGSDSALTVVTGERLISATSGPSAELGISVAPSGFALREGSPFQTLKFENGVLTGETPRFKLRAPRPADLAGRTSGPCGVFVMLTKANALVHSFFIEIRLVEVLDREAHPAPVIDIDLDGVAASKPEERVATITITNEGAAWQVYWNIDGVQSRPRIASKATPAALKAAYDTYINNDLKQVAESALWRNTDAQLHLPDNAASRDEAQKLMGITASAGYKLHKLFREDEVFEEAIELIEKLPDGSRITVITDDVVFPWELFYPLSIIDGEPKENLQPDMFWGNRFIIESLLIATSSAEKLPSNRQQGGKLHVSMGLNASIDLAPAWKGRDLLPVQFQKAYFDSVFASSGDYAAGYKQVLTAIRRKPPDASLIYFFCHGTADRLEFEASTAFTPYHVDGEKFSNWPVVFINACDAGNTSPLSFLSFRTEFRKRRAAGLIAPSFPIPTLFAAIFAKAFMERYAGKEAVGSILFDLRKKLLSDDNPLGLWYSLQCPLDLKAPG
- the recO gene encoding DNA repair protein RecO codes for the protein MEWTDEGIVLGVRRHGESSAIVELLTREHGRHLGLVRGGASSRMRPLLQPGNSVTAVWRARLDEHLGTYAIEGTRLRAATLLASSHAVYGVTHLASLARLLPERDPHEDIYEMLDRTLDDFDDAGGAAAHLIRFELAMLAELGFGLDLENCAATGGTADLIYVSPKSGGAVSRAAGEPYRDRLLRLPAFLREGEGGANGWSDQDLQDGFRLTGLFLLRHVLEPRGQGHSDARDGFINAVMKRRARA
- the acpS gene encoding holo-ACP synthase, which translates into the protein MIIGIGSDLIDITRVAKVIERHGDRFLDRIFTDAERARAARRANSEKMVVATYAKRFAAKEACSKALGTGIRRGVWWRDMGVVNLPGGRPTMKLTGGALARLEALTPEGFEARIDLSITDDWPLAQAFVIISAVVPGKS
- the era gene encoding GTPase Era — protein: MTVESSAEATSAETRCGFVALIGAPNVGKSTLVNALVGSKVTIVSRKVQTTRALIRGIVIEDNAQIILVDTPGIFSPKRRLDRAMVSTAWSGAHDADLVCVLLDAKAGIDEEAEAILNKLASVQHPKILVLNKIDLIPREKLLALAQAANDRMKFEHTFMISALSGDGVDDLRKTLARMVPPGPFHYPEDQMSDAPLRHLAAEITREKIYRQLHQELPYQSTVETDTWTERKDKSVRIEQTIFVERESQRKIVLGKGGATIKSIGADSRKEIAEILGVPVHLFLFVKVRENWGDDPDRYREMGLEFPKE
- the rnc gene encoding ribonuclease III; protein product: MIDETATIPDTSTSGEPGQQAEAAGVAAPKKKRGKAGAKAAAAAIEGRIGYKFSDPALLTTAFTHVSALKPATRHRADSYQRLEFLGDHVLGLIISDMLYRAYPRADEGELSKRLADLVRKESCADVAKSLGLLDDIKLGAVGAGAGARLRKSVLGDICEAVIGAIYLDGGYAAASQFVERNWLERMRKPRRPLRDPKTVLQEWAQSKGLPTPVYREIERTGPHHDPQFRVAVDLPGLAPAEGVGGSKRAAEKVAASVMIEREGVGGGSNDS
- the lepB gene encoding signal peptidase I — translated: MSVTSSTKSESGLGETIRVVIHALLIALVIRTFLFQPFNIPSGSMKATLLVGDYLFVSKYSYGYSHYSIPLSPPLFSGRIFGSEPNRGDIVVFRLPKDDSTDYIKRVIGLPGDRIQMREGLLYINDKPVKRERLSDFIGEDPCGSDATARVKRWKETLPNGVSYESLDCVDNGFYDNTNVYTVPAGHFFMMGDNRDNSTDSRVLSAVGYVPFENIVGRAQMIFFSIAEGEHAWMFWRWPTAVRWNRLFTIVR